Sequence from the Ascaphus truei isolate aAscTru1 chromosome 3, aAscTru1.hap1, whole genome shotgun sequence genome:
TATCAAATGTTTGGCAGATATTTGAATGGTTTGATACACATTATTTTTATAAACAGACCTGACACAAGGGAGGCACAGGGTTTGTGATGAGGTGAATATCTTCAACAGGTGTTTtattgtaaggctgcgcttatagtgccagcgacagcgatgcgacatcgcttcaaaacaaatgcattgaagccgtcgtgtgcgcttatagtaggagcggcgcGACGGATTagtcgcgattgctggaagtcacttcaatttgatttttccagcgaccgtagcgtgACGTTAGTAtcgctgtcgccgtcactataagcgcagcctaattgtATAATGCGAGATGGAAATGGCATTTTTAGCGCTCATCAAATTTGTGTTGAGATCCTGCTATGGTTTTTAGTGTAAGCACTTCATCTTGTTCTTTGTTACactatttcttttattttataaGAAATGGCAAGTAACACACCTTCACTAACTGAGGTGGTAAAACAAGTGGCAGAACAGCAACAAACTCAAGCATCCGAAATAGAGAAAAGCAGAAAGGTGCTAAACCAGATTCAGGTAAGTTACAACTATAAAGACACTGTATAGTATGGTATAAAATGTACAGATTAAAGTTAATGGCGGATATCACCAATTCAGGCGCGAAACACAGCACACTTTGATCACTCCAGAGGGTTGTGTTATTATGTCAAATTATTAACAtaccaaaaaagaagaaaagcccCTATATCATGTTGCACTCAATTATCACCAGAAACAGAAGAGATTTTTAGGACCTCTAGAAATGTCTAAAGGCAGATTCACTCTGCTAGGAACAAGGGTTGTCACGCAAAACACGTGTCGGTTAGGGTCAGTCACCGCTGATGACATCAGTGCTGAGGGGAGTATGGGCTTCTCTTACACCTTGCGTCTCTCCCCGATTGATCATTTTATAGTTTAACAGCTTGCGGCTTTGTTGGGGGAGGACGTGCTACTCGATGGTGTTCCGTAcaccttggcccgcccccccttTGAGACACTGGCCTTATGATAGTTTTGATTTTCCAAGGCTACTAATCACAGCTAGCGTTTCACTCCTATTTTTAACTGTTTTTGATTATTAGGTCAGATTTCAATGTATCTGCCCTTAGATCTTACTAGAGGTCCTATATATACACCCAGTTCTAAGGTTACGGAGGAATTGTGTTCTataatttattcatttatttcataTGATTACCGTTGGGATTTCAACATATTCATTTCAGTGTGGTAGGTGCTAATGTTttaatttgaagaaaaaaaagttttattactaGTTGACCGGAGTGCAATTTAACTTTATAAGTTCAAACTTTATAATAACAAATCTGCTTCTACTGTTATTGAGTGCAACACGCTAAGGGCCTTTTCTCTCTTCATTTTTGGTATATTGATTATTCTTTCCCCTTTGATTGCACCTACAGTAATTTTAGGCTGTGAGaggtaatttgtatatgtgtcAAATAATTCCATGGTATTTGGGCTACTCCCATTTCTTTTGTTCAACATAAGTGTACACACCTTTATGTCATGGTATAttgctacagtatgtttgtgtCCTTTGTCAGCACAATCCTGCTTTTTAGAGTTGGTCACCAGTCTTGAGTTTTCTTCTTCCTAGAGGGTGGTTTAAACAATAATTCTGTTACATGATCCATGCAGCTAAAATGTTAATGCTATAATGGAGTTCTTTTTCTATAAAGATCAATTTGTCTgctaaaaaggaaaaaatatcaGTGTGGCTTGTCCGCCCCAGCAGAGCTGATCCGTTGTTCACCAACCAGGTCCCCCAGATATTAGCTTTTTTACCAACTTATTATAATACTTGTCTGGTGGATACAATACGACTGCTGGAGTCCAATAGAAAGCCAGTGAGAGGTGATGTTGTGGCTCATTGTTCGTGACTTTGCTGCCATGTTTGAAAACATGGATTGCTGATTTAATCCAGCTATgagttttcttcttcttctttttttttttttgtctcaggtaatgttaaaaaaaagaaatattttggATTGCTGCTTCAAACATGGACAGTACTTGTGTGCAGTAATGCAAAGTGGCATCACACATTAACCACTGGCTGTTAAGTACAGTAGAATTCACCAAACATTCACACCTGCTTATGCTATAGTTCGCCGTTAAGAAATACtgtagtcttttttttttcttcttttttttaccaATCAATAAATTATGTAAAGATGCAGTTTTCTTCCagcatgttaaaaaataaaaacgttTGGCATCTGTTGGTGTCATATTGCAATGATCtgtgtacattttattttgaagTTGAATTAATTACTCTTTAAAAGTATTATCTCAGTTTGTAAATACACCATGCTAGAACACAAATGGTATTTCGTTTTTATTTGTAGATTCATTTCTGCATTATTGCAAGTTGAAATTCATGAATTAGGTACTCAGAAAGGTGAAGTACTATCTAATGAGTCAGCTATCAAACATTTACAATTACCTCTGCTCATATTTGTCTGTGGTATTGCATAAATAATAACTGATAATCATAAAAATGGTGATCTTTTTTAGACTAAACTTCATGAGTTTAATACAGAACTGAAGTCTGTTTTATTGGAAACAAAGGCAGTTGAAAAAAATATTCACCAAGAAGAAGACACAATAGAAAATATAATGCATCTCTGCGGCATTCTTGAGAACCAAAACCTCTCCGTTTATGCTGAGACTATTAAGCTTAAACTAAACCTGGAAACTGAAAAAGAAGATTTTGAATCTATTGCATCAAGAAATAATGGGTATCGTGAAAAGATAGCAGATAATATCCGTCGTTTTTCAGAGGCAGAAAATAAATTACCAATTATGATTGAGCTTAATAAAAAAAGAGACAATGTCAGCAGCCTAAAGAAACAGAAGGAAGAACTGATGAGTGACCTGCATAATCCAGAAGGCGCTGCAGTAAAACAAGTGCAGGTATTTGCATAATATTGTATTCATTAGATTTTTGCATACCTGGGTGTCCATTCAAGTTGAATTTAGATTTTGCAGGAATGTTCTCTTAAACctggagtggtcaactccagtcctcaagggccaccaacaggttaagctttaaggatatccctgcttcagcacaggtggctcaattagtggctcagtcgttgactgcaccacctgtgttgaagcagggatattcttaaaacctgacctgttgggggccctcgaggactggagttggcaacccctggCTTACACCCCATCAGCCAAATGCAATGTGGGCATTATCTAGGGTTGAGTGTGCATTGCTCTGTACAGGCTTTATTGCCTTTTCtgggatagaggaggaggaggctctGAAAGCATTGTTGGATACATGTTGGGGGTAGCATCTAGCATGCAAAATCACATTCGTAAACAAGCTACAACAGTTTCAGCACACCTGCTGTCTCTTACCAGTCACATGCACCATAATGCATCCTTTTAATAGAGTGAGTGATCTTTTACTTGACAGTTGTAATTCAGATAAGAGGAGAGCTCCATGATTAGGTTAAGGACAGAGATAGACAGCCAGGCTGCTTTGAATAGGTTTTCGAGCACTGATGCATAAGTTCTGTCCTCATGGGTGGTATCTATAGGCAATCTAATGAAGAGTTAATTACAGAAATCTGGAAAACATGGCCTGTTTGTGACCCTGAGGACCGAACTTGTGCATCAAAACTTTAGAGAAAagggtttctctcccccccccccaaaacacttCAACTAAGTATTGTTAGGTCGATTTCTTTATCCCCAAAATGTTCAGTGGAGCAAAATGGGAGCAACGCACCTTAATACATTGACGCAAAGTGCCGCAGAGTCTAAATGATGCGATTTGCAGCGGTTTTTGACATAGTATGTGACACATGAAACATATACTCCATTTTCTTCACTCCAGATGCATTACTCAAAACCATATAGTATTGGGATAGTGTTCTTTGCTAAATTAGACACTATTTTGTATGTGTTTAAAGTAAAAGTTATCATAAATTACAATATACTTGCCAATACGTTCTGATGCATGCATTACAATATATCAGCCCTAATGCACTTACTGTACGTATTGTGCATCGGAAAAAAACAGCTGACAAACTGCAGGTTTGTATTAGTGAACAGGGAGACAAATATTACACACACAAAAATTGTATTTGTGGCCTTCATGTATGAATGTAACACGTTGTCTCCATTTATATATTCCTTGTTTCAGCTGTTTAATTGTCCTCTCCACATCTATTCTATCCACAATCGCCTAATTTAAGTGAAAGTGCATGCACCCATTTTTAAGTTGGCTGTTTTCTACAGTATAATGTCTAGACAGTGACGTGCAGCTGCCTTCCTCTTCCATGTCATGTCTGCATTGTGCTTTTAATCTAATTCcgcttatttattcatttattaatttcagctccggggaccccctgcttccagagatacttacctctgtcgggggtgccggtatccctgcagtCAGGGAgtttgtgtgcctaacgaaatggcggctTACATGTCCCGCAGCTCAATAGGAATccatgacgtcatcccttgcggcttcctattggccctgctTTAATGAATTAGACTCTAAATCAGTGGTTTCCAGCCTGTTTTTGTTTAAGGAACCCTACTGTATGTGAAATtctaagggaccccaaccctttctaacagtgtgtctgagatcagatgcgtaGTAAATGCTTctgcatttggtacaattttcaaatggccaggaaattgcagggaacccgctagggatgcccagggaacccaagggaTCCTAgcaaccctggttgaaaaacactgctctaaatTGTTAACTGCAACAACACTGTTATGCTGCTTCGGTTACTATGTTGGAATCTCCAGTATTGACAGACAGACTTTTTGCTTCCTCTTTCTGACCACAAATAGTTTTTCTGACGTCAGAGGTATGTAGTAAGGTAGCCTGGGAACTTTACGTGTCTATTTTCTGTCCTCTAACAGCACTTCACTAGTACTGCAGTTTCTTATTGCCTTCCAACATTTATGTTGATCATTTTAAAATAGGTTTCCTTAATGTCAATTTGAAATGCAACCAGGATACCTGCCGTCCTATTGCATCTTTAGGATTACCTGCATCTTTTCCTACGGCCAGGATTCACTAAGCTGTGATGCTGGCTATCGCACCCTGATCTGGCTTCAACGTGCCATTGTCTTGAATGCTGGTTAATGCCAGGTAGGGCTGCAATGCTCTGCATTGGAGCATGAAGAGTCTGCCCCATAGGCCCTTATTCCATCAGCTGCAAGAGCGCTGATCCAACACTGATACATGGAAAGACCCTTTGTCttcaatggggctttccatgTGATAGCACCAGATTGGTGCTTTTGCACATCATAGAATAAGGGCCTTGTCTCTAGCAAAGTATGTATACTATATTCCATTTTGGGGGCTTTTAAATGGGTCTTTCTAGACTAGAGTTAGCACACATTAAATTATAATGCACATTAAAATTGTAGCAATGTTGTCACAAGGCTGAATATTTTCAATGTATTGCCATTTAACTATCCTGAATGTCATTGTTTCTTTAAATGAGCTGCATTGCTGTCTTTCCTCATTTCATTTATGGTGGGCTTTCTCTCAGATTCCTGGTTACATGAGTCAATCCTACTGTAAACAAAATACGGGAGACATGGTTTGTACGCAATGTATTTAaacatatgcatacagtataaacaAGTGTATTTTGTACGTAACATTATTTGTGCTTAATTTAAGCAATTTGAAATGAATCTGCCATCCCTGCCAACAGGGAGAAATTGCATATTTAGGTGAGAAAATCAAGGAAATAAAGCAGTCTATAACTGCAAAAAATAAGGATTTTGAAGGAGAAAAAAACACTCATGCGGTGCTCAGGAAAGAAATAGAGGCAAGTTTCAAATATGTTCTTCTTGTGTTACAAATGTTACTTCCTTGATGTGTTTCTGTAACCTtagagctgcagaccaagcaattccctacatgtgtgtctttttttaaaaataaatcagttttgtactatgagaaaatacttgtagttttttttaaacaactctgaattacattttaatgtattataaagtaacaagcattttttgtttctatagcaaccatttacaaagtcacacttaCTGCAGAATACTTcgatgcagccatttagtgaaccccaagccTAATCTTCACTGATCTTTCACAGGAGAGCGGatagatcggcaacttagctaattacttattgtgcgGATTGTACTGTAttcatgcacatattaaaggggggaaataaaataaaaaacatcagcttggactgctgctttaaactcagTGGGGGTTATACATTTAACTGCGATAGGGGCACTTGCCCTTTATATATAGTATCAGACTGAGGCATGAAGAGCCCACAGGGGAAACACATTTTAGGAGCACATGGACATAGCAAGGAaaaaactgtatgtatgtatatgtaacggttttgATGCATGATACCTACTGGtatcaggagggctgagtcgtccgctgttggtagtggggacacaggactaggcttctggggttcatacccaacATATCATCTTAgcagcgcagcgcctccatctgccataggctcaagggaactgaaggtgatctcccacggtagaacgattacctctccccccagtaaggtcacacaccaggcaggaggtataacaggaacagtttattgtcttcattatacagcacagtaacaaggcagagttctgcctgatgcagtctctcagctaccactgaaggatggtccctggaccttcactacaggccaagggctcccgcagcagtcccagctcttccccgcccctctagcagaggtatggtacacactcactctccccctgagggaagaggaccagagtagGCCCAGTAGTCAGGCTCTTGGTTGTGTGATCTGCCCttctcaagtgggtagaggcactactgaatttggggcggcactgcccttaagtacagccaggaggagggcaccaggtctgtctcatgattggtcatgcccaggccggatgtcaccacctcccgctgtcactcaagtgcagctccacggagggggaaaaccccatatcaactactggcaatctgattgtaccagggcttactgcccgtacagggcagaatagtagccatcaggtgacctggccacacacacacacacatttagtgtgtatgtatgtgagatgGGGACAATGGGTGAcatgagtgggagagagtgacaacattggggggggggggcagtggcatgggagaggagaaagtgacaaaaaggggggggtgagagaggtctctcactctttctcctTTACCGGTGTTTTTTTGCTGCCTACAGTATGTTAATTTATtctaattaaagcagcaattattAATTGAAATGACCATCCTGAATGCAAGCTAGTGCGAGTAGATATTTTCCATTATTCTGCATGTAAAGCAGAAACAAAAAAGGTCAACATTATTTACTAACCGCCAATACCTGCCGGGAGTGTGATATACAGTGCAGTAACCTTCTCTTTCTATGGGGATATATGCTTCTATTAGTTAGAACCCTATGTTGCAAAGCAGGAAGTGGCTTGCAGCACACAAATCAGCAtgataatttaaaaacaaaatatattgttTAACACGCTCAAAGATGAGGAATCCTTCCTGCTAGTAGCTTACAGCtgaaattgctgctttaacggGTGGTAGAGCTTCCATTTCTTTCGTATACACACCTACAGAGGTGTATTCATTTCATAGGCAGTAATTAACTAAGATCTTTTTTGCATTAACTACATTTCTTGAACGACTACTTGCACGATGTAGCgactacaaatatatattttaatcatttcaaACAGGTGCAGAATAAGCGATATGATGCTATCCTGAAACGTTTGTATTGTCAGCTGAGCAAGGCACAGTTGAATAAAAGGCAATATCAGTGGAACATTGAACAGATGGAAAAAACTGCAGCTGATCTAAGGAAAAGCCTTGGGATGATAGAATGACATTTGAAATATGAGCTGTGCATATACAGAATAGTTATAAAACTGTTATATggaatatgttttattttatttgcatatcTTGTAAGAAAAGCTGTTGTAGCTATTAAGACGCCATGTTTATGCAGCAGTCCACCTTATGGCCAAAGAAGGTACCTAATGGCTTAGCATAGCTTTGTAAATATGGGTCTAAGTGTTCTCTGGAGCATTTTATTCTTTGCAAAAgcaataaaaatatttataatatgtTGAAAGAGTTTGTTGAAATGTGTTTAAAAAAGCATTTGGAAGACCACATCTAACCAATTACTTCTTATTTATTGCATAGTTCAAAGAGAGTTCTTATTTATCTCAGAGTACTTAGAGAAGTGTAGGTTGGGTGCAGGTCATACTGCCATTAATCAAAATGAGAGTTCtttctgtatgtacagtaagtatgtaacagggtatgtcctaGTAACCCTTTAtgaagggggcagggggggttacatatatattggCCAAAAAATGTGTGCCCATCACAGGATTTATTTTCCGTCCcctagatcaggggggcgcaaactttttttccctgcgcccccctgccggtggtcCCCTCACCTCCGCGCCCCCTCTCACCCCCGCGCCGGcgtcacagcgtcatttgacgctgcgttgccatgccgacgcgtgtgagaagccgccggagccaaggtaagttaggtttacggAGGCCCtgtagctcccccggcacttaatgtaagtgccttcgggaagcgcgcggggcctctgaaaacccgcgccccccccccacactcagtctcgcgccccccctgggggtcacgcccccagtttgcgcaccgctgccctagataaatgtaaatatacaaatCCATGTAATGCAGAAACTACTGCACTCACCCGATCAGTTTCCTAGTCTTCTGAACGGAAATATCTTCAATGGTGCTGGTAGGGAGATAGGCAGTGACCTGCTGTCCAAAATCACATCAAATCAATCAACAGCCCTCAAAACAAACGCGTCTCCGACACAAGTACTGCAAAGAATTGTTGTTTTTAATTGCAGAGATGAACCGGATCACACAATGTTTTGAGGAGAACCCCTTCGACAGGTCCAGTACTTGTTTTGAGTACAGAGGAGAGCTGTGGATTgattaatgtaatgtaatgtatgtatatttaatgtaaatataaatattataGAGTGTTTAGCAACAAAAAAAATGGACTTGACTGAGATAGAGGCTTACACAGAAAATACTCTATCttgattattaaaaataaaaatgtctaaAGGTTTGAGACTGAGATATGAGGAATACTTCATATTTCCCAGAATAAGCCTCCCAGCAGAAGCAGTAGAGTAGAGGTTAATATTGTAagaaatgcttgggatagacacaagGTTATACtaaatacatgtagccaggtcccctttggctccccggttccccgttcctcttccccttaccttcaCCAGTGAGAAGGCAATTGTGGGGGCGAGAGCGTCTCTCGGTGGCGTCAGAGGCATGGAGccaccatctttgttatgtcGGCGTGgaggctcgtgcatgcgcagacgcgatgtggcggccaatatagtgagcgcgaaggggcagagatggcgctccgtagtgcagggacttCCCAAGGTGCAGACGagagcagtggcggccattacagggttgcacaggcgcggcagacatagcgcacgcggccctaatgttaaagagggccatgaCGGACTACAActtccagcagcctctggggactgccctttcacccacatcacatgcagccagacagcaaatAGAATTTGCAGCTTCTCCTACTGGAGAAGGGTACAATGTTGCACagggaccacgctagtcagttggagctgggagaagggagggggaggaagtgtgtaaggagcaagtggcttcttacactaggccaggttacccccaggcccaagctaggcccaactcaccagtatatgtgtagctgctgtgtagggaaggccctaaggtagggactttaCCCTTTTAGCAGTAGTTTAGTCAGTGAGACAGacgctgctgtgtgctctgacaaggagggagcagtgtgacaagtgtgtctgggatcagacctgcatcactcaagatagagactatctgtgtgGTGATTATCTGGATTGagagaggacgccattgctgcggattcagcgttggacgcagacgggtcctttcctgttgttgctgtacccgggcgcaggagccccgggcaggtatttctacaagtgcaccaactgtaccctacataccggtttccttacaggcgatgatcacgcctagtgggtgggttgctggactattgggacacttgggtataggTGTAAGGGTATATAGCCCAGTTAGgagcaaggttatagctgccagctagtggcagagggtaacacgactgtgttgctatatgtgattattgatgtgatgttattgttttgcccatatagtaaacagttacatatatatctactccattgtatgtgtttcctatttgtgggtcctgtgtcaggggtcattctatacacctggaatccctgcacaggtggaggcgctgtaagtatacgttccaggatacatccaaggctcccagtggcggaggttcttTGGACATGATCTCGGTTTACATAATAATCAATGACGACCAATGGATGGCCTCTGTCAAACATTACTTCATGCACTCAGATTTATCTAtctcttattttattttactctgtacattttttttattaacaattattttctttttgatcacaCGTTTTATTTACAGACCCGTGTTACTGAAATGAGGACGTTTGCTCCTTCATACATcaatttatgggttggtgggagtctaTTCATGTTTTTGGTGAACACTTTTAGGGaacatattgtttttttataagAGGTACATTAATGGCCTTATAATGATTTTCAATGGGGATAGTCACACATTATTGCTTTTTATAGAACACTAGATTAATAGTATATTTAATTTAGATTTTACTTATTATTATACTTTTCACTATATACACAATTTAGATCTTCTTTTATACATTGACATCAATAgtcacattcaaacagatggttatAATAAGAAGAATTCACATAATACTTTCCTTATGGTGGACAGTGGCCATCTCAGATAATTTACAAGAGGTATGGTCAATTCCTTAGGCTTAGACACAATTGTTCTAATGATTATGTCTTTTTGTGGTAGATTTTTATAAAGAGGcgtcaaccacacattatatgttatgatgagtaaaaaagtgacaaatccTCCACTATacatgtacagcaaataaaaaattaaaaccgtgtgagtacattcacatgtctcagacagatctgcaaccctgcttttcacgctCATCTCTTCGCATCCAGTGCTTCCACTATAGCTATGGATTCTgggatatgacatgcaaatgagcacatagtcatttcccagaatccctggctgcagtggaagcactgtatgctaaaagataatggtggaaagcagggtcgcagacctgtctgagacatgtgaatgtgattACAAGTGGAATTTGTATTTGCTATAAAGTGGCTATAAAATGCTTTTTTGATTTATCGATCCTCTCTATTGAAAAATACTAACCGTAATAAGAGagctaaggcctcgtccagggtgacgcTGAGAGGGCGCTCACACTTGCCGCGATGAAATAcattgctgcagtgtgtgtgtccagCGTGAGCCAGCgccgcttagctgcttgccgaagcaagcaaatttgaatttgctgctcgctggcgcatcacgtgagcggttcgcccatgatgtcatggccatgccccccccgCACGCATTCCTAGCTGTCCACAAATCTCCTGGCTGAGCAGCGTGCGTGACGTCTCCGCacacgagcgccagcgcgcttGCTCCCTGCCTGGCTGCAGCCTAAATCTACCAATAGGAGATCTTCAGGATTATTGAGGAAATTGGATTATGATACAAATATAGCTATATGCATCACACAGTATAGCAGACAAGCGAATCAAATGAACTCTATTATATAAACATTGGAACGTTTTATCTTTGCATCCAGATCTTAAATCTCTTATTGTCcaaaatttgtttaaaaaaaatagcaaaaaacGATTGCTTTTTATCTCTCCCCAAGTTTACATTGCTCCCTTCATAGTGGTAAAAAAATAATGTTGGAACATGTATGGCTCCTCCGAAAAGCAGATACCTAGCACCCACTGTGTAAACATATATTTAATTGTAAATATGGAActattcatcattttttatttatgGGAATAGAACACATTCAGTTTCAGCTCATGGTGGGGATAGAATATCGACGTAAAGACTACAGGATATTTTTTCTCTAAAAACATTAATCCCTTGGGGTTTAAACACGGCGTGGGATCTCACTAATTTCCTATGATCCGGATATATTGGTGAAACTTTGTAACCTTTGTTCAAATTATGATTGGTAAGAAGTATTTTAAGATAATTTATTATTCTGCCTGTCTTACAATAGGATAAGCAGAACGGGtaatttttgttgttgtaattCTTTGCATTGTAATTAATGATTATTATTCCTGTATCTCACATGATTATAGGATTTATTGTGATATATTAAGTAATAACTTGTAGCTGTGTTTGTAGGACTATTTGGAGGCTTAAAGTCAGTTATGCACTTTTTTTAATCTGGTATTTTTCTcacattttgctttttttttatgtAGAAATATGGGTTTGCATGGTTCCCTTGGAAATGAGGTTGTGTCcatattttttctctttttttccttctTGAACACTGACGTCATACATTTCGGGCATGCTCCGTCATTTGCTCGGTGAAATCACATGTTTTCTGCTAGATGCTATATAAATATTTTGAAAATATAAGTtgattacaccttgataaagtgttggaattggcgtgaaacgcgttggtggattGCTGCCTCTTTTTACATggctaaatattttttttttaaatatatgtatatttttttcacattCTAGCCCTTTATGGTTTTTCGGCACTGCACTGAAAATTCTTAATGCTGAAAATGTTAAATGTGGTCGAAGTCtagataaaaatacattttatgaaaaatgtattaaaaaaaatattt
This genomic interval carries:
- the CCDC122 gene encoding coiled-coil domain-containing protein 122, translating into MASNTPSLTEVVKQVAEQQQTQASEIEKSRKVLNQIQTKLHEFNTELKSVLLETKAVEKNIHQEEDTIENIMHLCGILENQNLSVYAETIKLKLNLETEKEDFESIASRNNGYREKIADNIRRFSEAENKLPIMIELNKKRDNVSSLKKQKEELMSDLHNPEGAAVKQVQGEIAYLGEKIKEIKQSITAKNKDFEGEKNTHAVLRKEIEVQNKRYDAILKRLYCQLSKAQLNKRQYQWNIEQMEKTAADLRKSLGMIE